Part of the Salinimonas lutimaris genome, TGCTCGGCACTATACTGGTTACCGCTATGCTGGTAACTGGCTGCACCACAACAACATCCGTCCCGCCGGTGGTTGTCAGTGATACTGACGTCACCAGTTTTTCCGATATCAGCACACATATCGGTCAGCTGAATGCCCGTTACGGCGCCGACAAAGTGCTGATTGTGACTGATATCGATAACACATTGCTGACCAGCACCAGCGATCTGGGCAGTGATATCTGGTATCAGTGGCAGGCCGGCAAGCTGTCTGTCAAGCCGCACCCTGATCAGCAGGTGAATTGTCTGTATGCTGATGCCATCGGACTTTTATACGAGTTGGCGCCACAACAGCTGATTGAACCGGGCACACCACAATGGCTGGCTCGCTGGCAGCAACAGGGCAATCATGTTGTTGCACTGACCGCCCGCTCGCCATCTACCCGCGCCGCTACCGAGCGCGAACTGGCCCGGGCCGGTATGGATTTCACTAAAACCCCGTTAACCACCGCCGACAATACACAACTGATGATAAACGGTGCGGATGCCCGGCCGTACACCTACCTGAACGGTATCATGATGACCTCGGGGCAACATAAAGGGCATATGCTACAAACACTGCTGGATAAAGCCGGACAGACCTTTCAGGCCATTGTGTTTATTGATGACAGTGACAAAAATGTCAGTCACATGACCGAGGCTTATGAATTACAGGGAGATACCAGTTTAACCGCATTTCATTACACCCTGGTAGAAGAACGCAGAATCGCGCGGTTTGGCGCGGTGTTAACCCCGCAGCAGGCCGATACCATGGCCAGTCAGTGGCAGGCACTCAACCGGACTTTGAATGACATCTACCCGGCGCGGGATAAACAAGGGACCTGTCTGACCCCTCAATAACACTGCACCTCAATAACACTACGTGACACCGGCATCAGGAATGCGGCACACCCCTGATGCCACTAGCGATGACTCAGTGCAGTTTGAACTTAGGCCCGACAATATTGCTGACCTTGCGACTAAACAGGGTCAGAATACCTTTGAACCAGCCGTGCACCGCAAACTGATGATTGTTGTACAGTGACACATAGACCAGCTTAGCCAGCCGGCCCTCCACAAACATGCTGCCGTTGGATAATGCGCCCATCAGGCTA contains:
- a CDS encoding DUF2608 domain-containing protein yields the protein MNKTLLGTILVTAMLVTGCTTTTSVPPVVVSDTDVTSFSDISTHIGQLNARYGADKVLIVTDIDNTLLTSTSDLGSDIWYQWQAGKLSVKPHPDQQVNCLYADAIGLLYELAPQQLIEPGTPQWLARWQQQGNHVVALTARSPSTRAATERELARAGMDFTKTPLTTADNTQLMINGADARPYTYLNGIMMTSGQHKGHMLQTLLDKAGQTFQAIVFIDDSDKNVSHMTEAYELQGDTSLTAFHYTLVEERRIARFGAVLTPQQADTMASQWQALNRTLNDIYPARDKQGTCLTPQ